One genomic window of Methanosarcina acetivorans C2A includes the following:
- a CDS encoding type II toxin-antitoxin system HicB family antitoxin, translated as MREFTVVIEQDEDGVYVASVPELPGCHTQAETLDELNRRIKEAIELYLEVEA; from the coding sequence ATGAGAGAATTTACTGTTGTTATTGAACAGGACGAAGATGGGGTTTACGTAGCTTCTGTGCCTGAACTTCCAGGATGCCACACCCAGGCAGAGACGCTTGATGAATTAAACAGGAGAATTAAAGAAGCAATCGAATTATACCTTGAGGTTGAAGCCTAA
- a CDS encoding type II toxin-antitoxin system HicB family antitoxin, which yields MRFTIKLEESEEGGYTAQCFEIPAAISEGDTKEKALENVKEAIQLVLEVTG from the coding sequence ATGCGGTTTACAATTAAACTTGAAGAATCTGAGGAAGGAGGCTATACCGCCCAGTGCTTTGAAATTCCTGCGGCCATTAGCGAAGGAGATACAAAAGAAAAGGCGCTTGAAAACGTTAAGGAAGCCATCCAGCTTGTTCTTGAAGTGACAGGTTAA
- a CDS encoding type II toxin-antitoxin system HicA family toxin, translating to MDFRLYLRGSHINMKKVVLTETHIVIIPDHSEIPAGTLKSIIRQAGMTDE from the coding sequence ATGGATTTCAGGTTGTATCTCAGAGGCAGTCACATCAATATGAAAAAGGTGGTTTTGACTGAAACGCATATTGTTATTATTCCAGATCATTCAGAAATACCTGCAGGAACTTTAAAGTCCATTATTCGGCAAGCAGGAATGACTGATGAATAA
- a CDS encoding type II toxin-antitoxin system HicB family antitoxin → MGETYRFSAVVQKEGKWYVSWCPELDIASQGETIEEAIENLKEAIELYLEDENSQIPAAGQFFTTTVEVSFHAKTSHSVTREVMRALSSHGFQVVSQRQSHQYEKGGFD, encoded by the coding sequence ATGGGAGAAACGTACAGATTTTCAGCTGTCGTTCAGAAGGAAGGAAAGTGGTATGTTTCCTGGTGTCCTGAGCTTGATATTGCAAGCCAGGGAGAAACAATTGAAGAAGCCATTGAGAATCTGAAGGAGGCAATTGAACTCTACCTCGAGGATGAAAATTCCCAGATCCCGGCTGCCGGACAGTTTTTTACTACAACGGTAGAGGTCTCTTTTCATGCCAAAACTTCCCACTCTGTCACTCGTGAAGTCATGAGGGCTCTCAGCAGCCATGGATTTCAGGTTGTATCTCAGAGGCAGTCACATCAATATGAAAAAGGTGGTTTTGACTGA